The Chanos chanos chromosome 9, fChaCha1.1, whole genome shotgun sequence genome includes the window CAAATATTCAGTTTGTTTAGTGTACCAGGTACCTCAGTTACCCTCAGTCAACCAACTGTTTCGTTTGTAAATGACatagaaaacagaacagaaatgaatttGGGTTACCTTGTTTTTGGTCTTATTCTGTTTGCTTCAGCTGCAGGCAAAGGTAAGTATTTGAATACTATTTCAGAAAGGAGTCATCATTATCAGAATGAAAGTTTGGAATAGGGCATTGCATGTCTCATTCTGACTTTAACAAGAAATGACAGAACTCATCAAACTGGTTGGCATTGCTCCAGCTGTAATTACCATTATTTCTAACTCTCCTGTTTGTAATAGGCTGCTGCTAGTAATACTGTTACAGCAGATCTACCACCAGTAGGCTTTCAAGAGAATGGGACACACTTGATTGATTGCCCCTAGGTCACAGTTTGTATTGGAATATGAAAAGTATGATGTTCTAAAGAAGTCCTGAAAGACTTTGGCAACAAATCTGGTgacatttgttttctgattcTTGTTTTCACACATTGACATTAAGTAGAACATTCACATCACTCGAAAACAAATACAATGTGATACATTTTAGGATATCACATTGTATTTGTTTTCGAGTGATGTGAATGTTCTACTTAATGTCAATGTGTGAAAACAAGAATCAGAAAACATTCTGCTTAGGCAGTGTCCTAAAAATATCACCCCTTGGAACCGTTCAGCAGCACTGAACATCTCTCAGTTGCTGGCAACTGTTTTGGGACATTGCAAAAAATGTAGATGAACTAATGtaaaattttcatttgaactaATCAGTCACATAACACAGAAATGTGTACAAATAAAGCCCACATCTACAAAGAAATGCTGttgtaaaatgaatgatttaaacATTATGAATGAAGGTTAACAAAAGTGTAtgagtgcctttttttttttaactaaagaAAAAAGGCGCTGCGGTCTGCCACCGGCTGCTGAGTCTGCAGATGTCATCGATTTTGTGAAAGACCAGTATGAGGATGGGGAAAGAGTGACATATAAATGCAAGACGTACTACAAAATCTCTGGAAATCCCTACATGACCTGCAGTGATGGCCAATGGACAGGAACAATAAGATGCATGAGTAAGTTCTGCTGCTCTTCTACCTTAACCTCATGGGCTTTACAATAAATGTCTGTTGTCAAATACACAAGTGCATTATCTTAATTTTTctgagaatgatggagagacttcaTTAATTGAGCTGTATCAATGAAATTCAGATTGCTTTGGAGAACAGAGCTGCATataaaagtatttgttttaACATGTGATATTTGAATGTAACATCTTTAATTAAGCAACTTGATTCAGAGACTTCAGGAGTAGGGACATACTGTCACCCACACAAACCTTCTTCTTCTGTCATTActataaaagacattttatccATAGAAACGTATGTCTACTGAGCTGAAAACACTCTGTTTCAGAGCCCTGTACAGTCACAACTGAGGAAATGGATCAGAATAACATACACCTGGCCCATGGTCGCCACAGAAAAATGTACTCAGAACATTTGGATTTTATCTCCTTCAAATGCAATTGGTGGAAATCTCTGCAGGCAGGCAGTCCTGGCCTCCGACAGCAGTGTATGGACGGCATTATGACTTTGCCTCGTTGTGCCTAATTTTGGTCTTTCTTACACTGATTTAGTCGAGTGTTTCTAAATAAACTTGGTGAAGAATCTAAACCTTACTCAAAATGATAGGATTGTATTTTTGCTCCATGTAGAAATAAAAGATTACTTTACAATCATGTGTATCCCTTGTGTCATTTGttgtctgtgctctgtaaaGTTATGTGTCCAAGTTCAGAAACAACATCAGTAAAATGTGATCGACAATTTTAGTCCAGGGCCTGCCCTAAACCCTACTGAACTTTCCCTGATCAATTCTGACCTTCACTCACTCTGcagttaaacaaatgaatatccTGGGAGGAGCCTCTACTATCTACTATATTGTTTTTCTCATGACAGTGCTCCACAAAACAAACTATTCCAACCTTTTACTCTAGCAACATCTGTCACTCTGGCAACTTCACTCATCCCCTGTCCGGTGCTAGGCAGAGGGTGATGGGTCCCTCCTCATGAGTCATGGCTGCTTTCAAGCTTTCTGCTTATTATAGTTGAAGATTTTTCCACTACTGAGTATTTGTTGGCCTGAATGTCTAAGGCCTAGTATTCTGTGAAGCTTCTGTGTTAAACTGTCTAtggttaaaaagagaaagaaaagatttctaaataaaactgaacagaaatgaaaacagtaatgtAACACGAAAATCTCATGAGTAAAATGACTTTGCAATTTTGCTCTTCCATATAACAGAGTTACAgtcaaaatatcttaaaaagtGGGTTTTTCAGCTCCAAAGCTATATTTAGCAATTTGGCACtcaattttttctttattaatttgcttactgacattcagcaacaaccatttacatgaatacatgttgtAAATTAACCTTGGTGTCTCTTGCATGTTCAGTACAAAATTTCAACCcaatccagtgaaaaataagcaattgGTGAGGCTTACAAAGAAtggcaaaaatgatgaaatttagctttgagggccaaacttcaaaaattcataactaaaaaagAATTTGGAGTAGAGCTTTAGGATTTTGGAAGGTCCCATGAATTTAATAGGggttttcacatgaatttttaaaagaaaatccaCGACATGAGCTGGAGGGCctaggtgagttggtatggaatgacccaTATCATTGTCTTGTAGTGGATTGATCATGAGGTTGACTTAGAGAATACTACTCTCGGAGCAAGAACTGGACTTTTAGGAGGAGACTACTGATGTCTCTGTAAAGGAAAACAGACACTGGATATTACTTAGGTGATTCAATAAATGCAAGATGGGAGGAGAACATATCTTAATGGTCACAGATACAGTTTGACCAGATCACTCGGACCTCTGCTTGAGTCAGCTACACGTTTTCAAAACATGAAATCAAatccttcatttttctttgaatGTGTCAATGCGGATTATTCATCTACAGACACAGGTAGggagtttttctttctgaaactGAAGTGATGGAATGATGTTCAAACTGCACTGTCAAGCTGTTAGTTCATCACATCGCACTACATTTTGCAGATGACAGGAGCACATTTcacagaaaattacattttgaaacattAGAGGATGTGTTTTGAAGCTCTGAGGAATGTGTATGCAATGTGTGGAGCAAATGAATGATCACTATGATAGTACAGTGCTTTAAAATATAGATTGCCATACAGATTATTTGAATAAATTGTCAGGAAAATGCAGAAAGGTGCAGAAATCTTACGACAAGTTTTATGATTTGTGTTTATAAGCATCATAGAGATCCCATATATACCCAGGGATGTTTTCTTAAGCAATGTATGAATAAGTATGGACTTACATTTAGCAACACAAAGATTGAAAACAAAGATTCCGCTCAAAGGAAGAATACAACCTAAGATATTACATGAccaaaaatatacttttttcttgtttgcagtgagtgagcaagagagcaaaatatttttgtaacCTGGACAGAGTATAGCACTGATCTGTTCTCAAGGCATCATTACTGTTGAAGATGGGCAGCATTCAAAGAGAGGTTTCTGTCAGAGCAATGGTGAGTGATGGCAGCACCTGATCACTCAAAAGTATCTGTTTTGTGAGAGAGTAACTGACCGCATAGTTAGTGTCCGTACAATCCTATTAAAAAACTGACTCATGCACCATAATGCCCAAAAGAGGAAGCCAGTACTTTACAAATTATTTATTCACTCCAAGACGTGGTTCCTGGTATTTGCTGATTTTCTCCTGTTCCTTGCTTGAGGAGATATTCTCGTTATCTAACATTGATGATCATTGCAATGTCGATGATCATTGCTCTTCTGGTGTCCTTGATGATTACCTTGTTGTCCAGCTGTCTTGCAGATCTTCCTCTTGGTTCTGATTTCCGTGTCCTGCAGGATTGTTCCCCTGTCATCCTCTGTCACTGGTCCAGGTTTATACAGCCATATCTTCCAATACACTGGGATCTGGTAGTGTTCATAGACGGTCCTATGCACCAGTGCTGGGAAATCATTGTGCCTCTTCACGTACTTGGTGTTGTCAGTCAACAGGTGACTATCTCATCCTGTTCCTTGCACATTCAATAATTTGGGTCGTTGGTGAAGTTCAGTACTCTTGCTTTATGAGATTTGAGATTTAGCCCAGAGTCGCAGAGAGGAGATAAATGTCTGCCATGGGATGGGCTCTACAGAAGGCTCTGCACGTTGTCATCAGTTTCCTTGTCATTCAGTTAGGTCTCTGCACCTTTTCCATGGCTCATGGGATGATTCCTCATTACAGGGTTAAAGCATTCTCTtcattctattctttttttatccagAGGCACAAAGCTAATTATAACTTCCACCAGCTAAATACTATGCAACAAAACATCTACAATAAAACCCACAACATAGAGGAGTATACACACATGCTGTGCTCCACAGATTAGTCGACCACATACGTTCACCACACAGACCAAATCACAGTGTTCTCCATGCAAGTCAGTCTGATAAAAAGACGTAATGAAAGAGGTAGTGTTCACATTCCAGAGCAGTGGGAGGGCATAGCTGTTAATAGCTTGGATCTCGTTCCATCCATTAAGCTTAGACTCTAGGATTTTCCTCAGTCTGTGTTTACGGGCACTTGCAACTGTCTTCTGACAAGTTCTTCTGATGTTGCCGTATTCCGAGGTACTTGTAGCTGTCCATGACATCTGCGTCCTTGGTGTATCCCTCACCCAGTTCATCGTTCTGTCGGTACTGTTGATCTTGCTAGGCTTGATAATGAACCTCAAAAGGTTCTCTAGTCCGAACTTAATGTCATTTGTGAAGATCTTTACTGTCTGGATCATGGAGTTGATTTCATCTGCTGATCTTTCACGCAGCTTGATGTCATCCATGTATAATAGGTGTTGTATCTTCCTTCCAGATGTCAGCTTGTATCCTGGAGCTGATGTCATGTCTTGAGTAGCTGGCTCAGTAGGTTGAGTGCCAAACAGTGCCACAGACAGGGCGTAGCCTTAGTTTATATGCCTGTCTTGATTGAAACTGAACACAGTTCCCTGCCACTGTGTGTCAGTTGGGTGGTTGGGTTGTGAGCATGGCACACTGTCATAGGCCTTTGGCGTTCTATCAGAATCAAGCCACACCATTTCCGTGTTGGTCCTCTGTGACTTGGTGTCAATAGTTATTGTTCTGTCAAGTGAAGGTTGGTGTTTTGTCCAACTCTAACTCCTTTCTGCTCACTGGCGAGGAGGTTCTTACCCTGCAGTAAGAACCTGCATTACTGCAGGTGTTCAGTGATGCTGTCATTCCAGAGAGCAGCTCCCATGTTGTTGATAGGAATATGATTAGTTGGTACTTGCTTGCGGTTGTGCCCTTCTCTCTATCCTTCCAGAGAAGACAGGTCTCTCCTTGTAGGAGCTAAGCTGGCGTTTTACCTGGATGTTGGAGCTCCTGGAGCTGGTTGACCAGTCTTTTGCATATAGCAGGTAGATGTTTTATGCAGTGAGCTTATATTCGGTCTGGTCCACCTGTTTTCCAGTTTGCCATTTTACCGATCTTTCTTTCAGCAGGTGTTATTGACATTTTCTCTTGTTCTATAGGCCTTCCATAGTCTTCTTGAGGTCTTGGATCCAAGGACCTTGTGTGTTGTTGCTCCTCTTCTTAGCCCAGAGGTCCTTCCAAAACAGATTGGCTCCTGGTGGTGACTCATTCTCATCTTTAGTACCTCGTTTTGAACTGTTggtaacaacacaacacagtgaacacctaacaacacaagacaaagaaataggagaaccaaggagtatttataGCAAAACTAATCGAGGCTTAAACGAACTAAGAACAGGTGTTACACAATGACTGAACTAAAAGGGCTAAACAAGGAAATCAGGAGGCCACACAGGGCTAAACTGAAAGAGGaacagggaaacaaaacaaaacaagaggaacAAGCAGACTCATCACTAGAGGGTGACAAAATGAACTAATGATatgaaaaaggaacagagaggaacaaaaaaggGACAGGGCATGACAATCAGATTGATTAAATTTAGGGGCCAATCTCTGATATTATACATTATAACTATATGGTAATGTACATCTTCCCTGTGTTGTAAATGGTGCAATTTACCATTGGTTTAAattctcacagcactgacatgtTGAAAGTTGACTGCTCAGACAAAAGTCCAAACCAAACCCAAATAATATTGACTGGCAACTGCAATGAAAAGGGCTGATCCTTCATGAGGCAGCTCATGGCATTCAGCTTGTCCCctttacaggttttttttagcTTCTGCTATTTCATCAGCTCTATACATGTGCGCAAAGCTCAAAGATCATCATCAGTCAGTTTTCTGATTTGACTAATGCGTGGTGTTGGGTTAGCCCTAACCTCATGTCACCTCATGTTTGTGTAATATGGGGCATTTCCAGTCTGTTTACTCAGAGATTCAGGGAAactaatgtttttgtgtttaggTGATTGGTCCAAATATACTGTCCCATTTCCCGTAAAGTTTGTTGCATCAGTGTTTTGAAATTGTCTGCcaggaagaggggaaaaagtgaATGTAAGGAGGGTAGAAGGATGATGGTAGACATCTCACTGCGTCTGTGTCAAACgcctgttttgtttatgtgaaaAGAGAGGTCAAAGGGTACCTTGCTCTCTACTTCCACCAGAAAGGTAGAATATACGTCCATCCATCCAAGCAATATTGGGATGACAGGACAATGCCCTCAAACCTCATTTCTTTCACAGGAACAAAAAGCTGCCGTTTTGATTTAGTCAgtcttacaatttacaatttataatttaattatttggcagacgcttttagccaaagtgacttacaatcagtgcatcagtcggatttctaatacctcatgagcagagatcacaataagactgagcgtcaatttaccccttcgtattgcacccctggaatactttcACAAACACggatacaagacaagggtttttttttttctttttttttgtgtattgaactggatgcgggcagctaccggaagccattggagcacagtaagcagtggagtgacatgagaatgcttagggaggttgaataccaggcgttcAGctgcgttctgcacgagctggagcagcctgatggcgcaggtcggcgagccagccagtagaacgttgcagtagtccaggtgggagatgacaagcgcttggaccaggagctgggtcgcctgttgtgtgaggaatgggcggattcacctgatgttgtatagggagaatctgtaGGATTGAGTGACTGCCAGAGGCCATCGCCAAAGAAAGTAATTTGAGGAGCTGAGAGATGCAGCCATAACTTTACAGCGATGTTTCCGAGCATTACAGTCGGACAGAGTGGAGCGAGAGAACTTGAAGAGGCGACACGATGCCGCCGTTGTCCTTCAGGCCTCATGCCGTGGTTGGCTCGCAAGACGACGGGTAATTTCACCCAAAGCCTGTTTCTCAGCgtaattaaaaatgactgtttgtttgcCTATAAATCTCCCCAGTAACTGTGTTTCCTGGTCAAGGACTAAATGCTTTATCTGTtaagaacaaaataaattaaacaaagatGTTCCAAGGGATAAGGATCTAAGATGTGTATTTTATGATGCCACAGAATGTGGCATTTTGAAGGCACAAGtattaagaaatgtttttttttgccagaattAAGTCTGTCAACAAACTCTGCATCATTACAAGTGTGTCTATAAATCTGCAAATTGGTTTCTTAACTAGCAATTAGTGCATAGGCAGTGATTTAGAtttagtaaaaaagaaaaaaaagattgcccTTTCTTCATTTGCTGTTTAATTTCTGcccacatctgtctctgaaGGCACTTTGGAGAGGCCACCGATCACGAAAACTGCATGACTCCAGCAAGGTCGTAGCCATGAGGCATCGCATCAAAGCTATCAACCGAAAGGTCAAAGATGAAGACAGGCTTTGCAATGTGACATCAACCGCCATTAGCTACTAGAAAATTACGCATATGCAACAGAGCTGCAACCGAAGCGTGCCTTCCATGGAAATCATCTCTTTAGCTATCCAAGTCCTCCTCAATCTGTCAAAGGTACATCTTACTTAAATCCTTCACTACCTCTTCAGTACTTTCAGTGGTATCCCACCAAATTctgatttaatgatttatttttttgctgccGACCTCAGCCTTCTAAGTTAACCCCTAGAAACACTCGAAAGGCACTTTTATCCAAATGTCCAGTTGTAACCACTTCACTTGCTTTCTGTGGCAAGAAATGAAACTTTGTGATTTGGAAATATTTGTTCTTCTGTGCTTAGTACAACAAAACCATCGAGGCTGTTTATGACGTGCCGGACTCTGTGGAGACTCTTCTGGATCTGCTGCAGATCTATCGTGAAAAAGCAGGGGATAAGGTGGCAGCTAAAGGGGGCTGTATTTTTACCAAGGCCTGTTTCCTTCTGGCACTCCTGGTACAGGATGACAGAAGAGCAGTGGTTTGTATTGTGTTAAGCGTCTTACAGCCAAGATTTCTTCTCCTTGTTCTTTATGACCTCTTCATTCATTTGTAtatgtcttttcatttcacttaaCGTTGTAGGAGGTGAGAAAGCTCCCGAGGGCAGCGGAGCAAATTTGTAGCATCTATTGCCTCACGCTGCGAAAGATCCAAAATggatgcagagagaaacaaggtCAAACAAAAGATGAACGTCTCTCTAAATGGCAGCTTTTTTTCTCAAGCAACCCCTCGAAAATCCAAGCCAGTTGCAAAGTGAGTGTTGATCTTTTTCTCCATTATCATATTTTTTGAActcaaacatataaatatatcaggatgtgtatgtatatttcatgtatatgagagagggtataaattacattaaaaatgtgtatatatatatacatatatacatacacacacatacatgcaaatacagtgtgtgtaatatatattatatgtatgtTGTTTATATAAACTGTCAAACATATTCCAATCTGTTTTTATTGCTCAGTACTTCAGTGTGTTATGGTTTTGCCACAGATGAATTGTCAATGATTTTTAGAAGgaaattttgtatttattttttaattttttgtgtaAAATGCATAAAACACTACGTCCAATTACACATGAGTTCATATCAACACACACTTAATAATCTGGGATTAGAGATGTAATAATGAACACAGTGGTCATTTTAGAAAATGATTATTACCCGTTTCCTCCTATTGTAAATTGTCATGTTTGTCCCAACTGCTACATACATGTTACGCAAATACATGAGTGTATCACCCAATACTATgcaattcttttctttcaaagttttcttttcaaTATTTCTTTTACTATTTTACCACTGTATCAATAATAAACATTCCTTTTCTGCCTCTAGGTTTGCACCAGACTGGGTTCT containing:
- the LOC115820621 gene encoding complement factor H-related protein 3-like — encoded protein: MNLGYLVFGLILFASAAGKEKRRCGLPPAAESADVIDFVKDQYEDGERVTYKCKTYYKISGNPYMTCSDGQWTGTIRCMKPCTVTTEEMDQNNIHLAHGRHRKMYSEHLDFISFKCNWWKSLQAGSPGLRQQCMDGIMTLPRCA